The following are encoded together in the Bradyrhizobium sp. CCGUVB1N3 genome:
- a CDS encoding MerR family transcriptional regulator, with the protein MDKAPDAFRTISEVAQDLDIPQHVLRFWETRFSQIKPMKRSGGRRYYRPDDVDLLKGIRRLLYGEGYTIRGVQRILKEHGIKSVQGLADSSAAVSFGAIEDAIGQSLMETEDEPEIRGVADTDDDDYQGEEEEGIDFRFAEIDDEEILTTFRKGPADRAGPNPADRERLERVLQDLVACRELIDEALKAG; encoded by the coding sequence TTGGACAAGGCGCCGGATGCGTTCCGCACCATCAGCGAAGTAGCGCAGGACCTCGACATCCCGCAGCACGTCCTGCGGTTCTGGGAGACCCGCTTCTCCCAGATCAAGCCGATGAAGCGCAGCGGCGGCCGCCGCTACTACCGCCCCGACGACGTCGACCTGCTCAAGGGCATCCGCCGGCTGCTCTACGGCGAGGGCTATACTATCCGCGGCGTGCAGCGGATCCTGAAGGAGCACGGCATCAAGTCGGTCCAGGGGCTCGCCGATTCGTCGGCTGCGGTCTCGTTCGGCGCGATCGAGGATGCGATCGGGCAGAGCCTGATGGAGACCGAGGACGAACCCGAAATCCGCGGCGTCGCCGATACCGACGATGACGACTACCAGGGCGAGGAGGAGGAGGGCATCGATTTCCGCTTCGCCGAGATCGACGACGAGGAAATCCTCACCACCTTCCGCAAGGGCCCGGCCGACCGCGCCGGCCCGAACCCGGCCGACCGGGAGCGGCTGGAGCGGGTGCTTCAGGACCTCGTTGCCTGCCGCGAACTGATCGATGAGGCGCTCAAGGCCGGCTGA
- a CDS encoding integration host factor subunit alpha, whose product MTETSKTVTRVDLCEAVYQKVGLSRTESSAFVELVLKEITDCLERGETVKLSSFGSFMVRKKGQRIGRNPKTGTEVPISPRRVMVFKPSAILKQRINSQHKANGDGSKTQAEA is encoded by the coding sequence ATGACCGAGACTAGTAAAACCGTAACGCGTGTCGATCTCTGCGAGGCCGTCTACCAAAAGGTCGGCCTGTCGCGGACGGAATCGTCTGCCTTCGTGGAACTCGTATTGAAGGAGATCACCGATTGCCTCGAGCGGGGCGAGACGGTGAAACTGTCCTCGTTCGGCTCCTTTATGGTGCGTAAGAAGGGTCAGCGTATCGGCCGCAATCCGAAGACCGGTACCGAAGTGCCGATTTCGCCGCGCCGGGTGATGGTGTTCAAGCCGTCCGCCATCCTGAAGCAGCGGATCAATTCGCAACACAAGGCCAATGGCGACGGCAGCAAGACTCAGGCCGAGGCGTAA